The region TGACGACCGGCGAGCCGCTATAGCCGTTTTGCGTCAGCCGCTCGAAGTTGTGCAGTTGATACTCGCCCTTGGGCTCCTGCGGACCGTGGCAGCCCTGGCAGTGCTTGATCAACAACGGCGCGATCTGCCGCGAGAAGCTGACCTTTTCGGCGACCGGCTCCTGCGCCGGTGCGATGCCAACCGGCAAGCACGCCGCAAGCAGAACGAACCAACGCATCAAGCCGATACGGGCGGATGACATGGCAGGGGGCTTCCTAGTACGGCAGGGGGCGCTCGGCCACGAGACGGAAGACCGGCGGGCGGGCCTTCTAGTATGGTCAGCGCACGACCCCGAAGCCAGCAGCGCGGCTATGCCGCCGCCCGGCAGCCATGGCGACCGAGAGCGCAGCGCCAACGGGACGGCCGCCAACGGGTGCGGCAGAAACGAGCATCACCGCGCAGAATGCGTGGGTGGGGTCTATTTGCGATGGCGAATGCGGGCACGCATGCGGCGCTTTTTGCGACCTACCTTGCGCCGGCCTTTGCCCGTTTTCCGAACACCCACGCGTCAACCTCCCATAAAACAGCGGCGCGGCCGAACGGCCAACCGCCCATCAAGACACGCCCCAACAGCCGGAACACGGCAGTGCCCGGCCAGGACCGTAGCCTGGGAAGTGTATCAGATCGCCCGGGGGGGTACAACGCGCGGGCCGAAACCCCGGAGGGGCCGGGTCTTAGACCATTTCCCAGTGCCGTGACTCGCCGATCGCGCTTTCGATCAGCAGCAACAGGGCATTGGGATCGTACGGCTTGCGAACGAAGTACTGGCACCCGGCTGCACGCGAGCGGCGAATGATGTCGGGCCGCTCCATGGCCGAGAGGATGATCACCGGGATCGCGGCCGTCTCCGGGTCGTCGGCCATCCGCTGGCAGACGGTCAGGCCGTCGGTGTCGGGCAACCGCAGATCGAGCACCACGGCGGCCGGGTGCTGCTCGTGCGCCACGACGAGCCCCTCGCTGCCCGTCTCGGCGTGCAGCACGCGAAAGCCCTGCTGCGTCAGCCGGTAGGACAGCACTTCGACCATCGCTTCGTCATCGTCGATGAGCAGGATCGAGTGGGACCGGGGAGCGCCCGCCGGGCGATTCTTGGATTTGTCGAACAGGTGGGATTTCATGGCCGCCTTCCGAGGTCTTGCAGGAGGGCTCGCTCGGGGAGCGAGGAGGGGGGGAGAGACAACGCCGCTCGTGCACCGTCGCCATCGAAACGCTACGTTGCGTTTTCCCACCCGGCAAAGTTTCGCCACGTCGACGTTGCCGATTTACCGCAGCGAGGGCGGCAGATCTTGCCCAACGCGCACCAGCCGACCCGCGCATCCCGCGCCCAACGCACAGACGGCAGCATCGGCGCGTTCTTACTTGCGGCTGCGCCAATCGAATCCCGAGAGCGACGCCAGCGCCAGCGTGAGCGCCTGGGTGCCGTCGCGGGCGTGGCCTTGGGCGGCCAGGGCGATGTAAAGCTGGTTAGCCAAGGCCAGGCCCGGCAGCGCCAGCTTCATGCGTCGCGCCTCGGCCAGCGCGATGCCCATGTCCTTGATGAAGTGCTCGACGAAGAAGCCCGGATCGAAATTATTGGCGATGATTCGCGGGCCCAGGTTGTTTAACGACCAGCTGCCGGCCGCCCCGGGACCGACCGACTGCAACACGACATTCAAATCGAGGCCCGCGCGATAGCCGTAGAGCAAGGCCTCGCAGACACCGACCATGTTCGAGGCGATCAAGATCTGGTTGACCATCTTGGTGTGCTGGCCGGCACCATGACCGCCCTGGTGCACGATGGTCTTACCCAGCAGCTCGAAACAGGGCCGCACGGCGGCGACCACCTCGGGCCGGCCACCGACCATGATCGACAGCCGCGCCTCGCGCGCGCCGACGTCGCCCCCCGAGACGGGCGCGTCGAGACTTTGCGCGCTGCGCGCTTCGGCCGCCGCGGCGATCTCCTCGGCCAGCGACGGTTCGCTCGTCGTCATGTCGACCAGGATGGTACCGGGTCGTGAACCGGCCAGCGCCCCGTCGTCGCCGAGGATCACCTCGCGAACGTCCTGCGGAAACCCGACGATCGAAAAGACGATGTCGGCCTGTTCGGCCAACTGCCGCGGCGAGTCGGCCCGGCGCGCGCCGCGATCGACAAGTGCTTGCGCCTTGTCGCGCGAGCGGTTGAAGACCGTGACCTGATAGCCGGCGGCGAGCAGATGGCCGCACATGCTCGAACCCATCACGCCGGTGCCGATCCAGCCGATGCGCGTCTGGCCGGGAGTCGCAGTGGTCAAATTCATGGTGGTCCGGTTGATCGAGAGGGGGGAAACGACGGACAGCCAGACGGCTGCACGATGGCGCGACCGATTATTCCCAGCGCTCTTCCGGCCGCCGCAGCAGCTCGGCCAGCACGACGGCATTGCGGGCGCCGCCCGATTGCAGCAGGTCGGCGATTTCGGCGGCACGCGAGCCGGGTCGGGCAGCGGTCCGCGTACGCTGGACCTGCATCGCGACGTCGGTCGCGGCGCCGGTCGGCGCTGCCGTGCCCGTCTGCAGCGGGTCGTCGATCGAACTCACACGATGATCGAGGTGCGCGTGAATCTGCTGTTCGACGCGCTCGTCGGCCTGCTCGACGGCGCTTTGGACGTGTCGGGCGGCAACCTCCGATTGCAACGAGCGCTCGGTGAGCTGGCCCCGGCCCGACTTGCTCGTCTCGGGCTTGTTCGAGCGTTTTTGCCGGGCGGGCGGCTCCGACTGCGCGGAGCGGCGAACTTTCGGCGGGCGCGGTGTCTCGACCACCTCGACGCGCGGCGGCGGTCGCTTGGGCGGCTGGGGACGCTCCGGCGGCTTGGGCGGCTCGCCCTGCTGCAGCACGCGGCGCAGAAAGTCTTCCACCTCACGAGCCGGATCGACTCCGCCGGCGCGCGGCACCGGTCGGGCCTGATCCGCACGTGGCAGGGGACCCTGCTGCTGTCGCCGTGCCTGCTCGCGCCAGGCCGCAAAGAATTTCTGCATCACCGACAGCGCGCCGACCAAGATGAACACGACGACCGGGATCAGATCGGTCCAGTCGGCCGCCAGCAGCACCGTATGGCCGGCCGAAAACACTGCGCAGCCGGGCTGCAGGACGAACCCGGTCATGCGCTGGTTCCCTTCGAGCCAAGATCCGGACCGCCGGCAATCGAACGGCGCATGTCGGTGTCGGCCTGGAGATTCCGCAGGCGGTACAAGTCCATGATGCCCAAGCGGCCGGTGCGGAACGATTCGGCGATCGCCAGCGGTACGGCCGCCTCGGCTTCGACCACCTTCGAGCGCGACTCCTCGATCTTGGCCATCATCTCCTGCTCTTGCGCCACGGCCATCGCGCGGCGGCTTTCGGCCGCGGCGCGGGCCACGCGGGTGTCGGCTTCGGCCTGGTCGGCCTGCAATCGCGCGCCGACGTTGTCGCCCACGTCGATATCGGCAATGTCGATCGACACGATCTCGAAGGCCGTCTGCGAATCGAGCTTACG is a window of Pirellulales bacterium DNA encoding:
- a CDS encoding response regulator, whose protein sequence is MKSHLFDKSKNRPAGAPRSHSILLIDDDEAMVEVLSYRLTQQGFRVLHAETGSEGLVVAHEQHPAAVVLDLRLPDTDGLTVCQRMADDPETAAIPVIILSAMERPDIIRRSRAAGCQYFVRKPYDPNALLLLIESAIGESRHWEMV
- a CDS encoding NAD(P)-dependent oxidoreductase, which produces MNLTTATPGQTRIGWIGTGVMGSSMCGHLLAAGYQVTVFNRSRDKAQALVDRGARRADSPRQLAEQADIVFSIVGFPQDVREVILGDDGALAGSRPGTILVDMTTSEPSLAEEIAAAAEARSAQSLDAPVSGGDVGAREARLSIMVGGRPEVVAAVRPCFELLGKTIVHQGGHGAGQHTKMVNQILIASNMVGVCEALLYGYRAGLDLNVVLQSVGPGAAGSWSLNNLGPRIIANNFDPGFFVEHFIKDMGIALAEARRMKLALPGLALANQLYIALAAQGHARDGTQALTLALASLSGFDWRSRK